The following nucleotide sequence is from Zingiber officinale cultivar Zhangliang chromosome 10A, Zo_v1.1, whole genome shotgun sequence.
GCATCATTTACTCCATCAAACTGTCTAATAAAATTCTGTTGTGTTTGAAACTCCTGCTCCTGCAGTTCTTTTTTCTTTAGCCTTTCAATTCCTTCAGTCGATTCGAAGTTTTCCTGCTCTACGTCACTTTGGATATCTTTGATCACATTTCGAAGAAATTCTACTTtagtaatcaacttctccaaCATTTGAACACTTCTAACTTTTATGCCTGTTTGACATTGACTGGGTTGATTTTCCTGTAGATATAAATGAGAAAGCAAGGACATATCCTGTATAAAGATTTGTTGAGTgttacaaataaatatataaaactcAGTTAACAAATATGTTTAGTTAACCTAAGTAACTAGAGAAAATATTCTATAGAAGAAGATTTAGGATGAAAATTCACCAACTAGACAATAATACACCACGACAAGCATGTGGATCTATAttagaaacaaaaacaaaaaagtaGGCAGCAGAAAAGCTACTGAGCTTTGCATGTTTGTctaattgagagaaaaaaaaatagatttgagTCTGCAAATTGCTAGTTCTAACTTCTATTAGATGCCAGCACAATGTAACAATTTCCAACAGAATAGGTTGATTCAGTTTTGTCACTTAATAATGCATTAACGAATGTGAAACAATATTAGTCTAGGCCAGACACAGCCAAACAAACAATTCATTTCTCAATTTCAGTCAGAATTGTGCCTGTCTATCTAAAATTATAGAATCAAATATAAAAATTGCACTTTTCAACTAAGTATAGATTTTGAATTCAACTCCACTTATGGGTGCATTTCCAATTTGAAGCATAACAATAGGATACATACTCTAGTCCAacaattgtttttttttccatttaattTACATATCTTCAGTACAGAAACTAGAGATCACAAAGTCAGAGGTTAAACTTAGAGCATTGAGTTCAACCTAGTGGACACGAGCTAACAGCTAGACTATACAATAGCAAAAACAATATCACTAACATCCAAAGTTAAGAATCTACCAGAATCTAAAACCATCTTAGTATTAATGTACTTTCCAATTCCTCTAAACTCACAGAATTAAACTTACTTGCAATCTACTTTTGAGGTTCATGAACTATGTATAGTGGATCATGCCTGTCGGATTCATTTTATTTAACAGAAGATTACCTCATTGTCATGATGTACTGCTGATCTAACTCTTGTCACTTCAATAATCTGATCTCCCAGAGAGGCAATACTATTCCACAATGATGTAACCAAAGCTTCATAAACCCCCAAATCAACCTCCAACCCATGACTTCGTCCTTCAAGATAATCGACCTTTTTCTTCAGAGTATCAATGTAGTCCTTAATTAACTTTACCTCAATCATTAGTGTCTCTTTTTGCAGGATTGTGCTGAGTTCTCCTTCTATTATCAGCTCATGGATTTTTTCTTCATATAAAACTGCAGTAATTGTGGAGAGATGGATCTCAGTTAACAGTGCTTCCATTTCTACTTGACAGAGATCATTTTCATGGATTTGTATTTGGAGTTCTGAAAGTAAATCTTCCTTCCTACTCAAAAGGATGTCAATTTCTGTGTGCTTTTGATCAATTTCCACTTGCAGAATCTCATTTTCTTTATAAACACATTTCATCTCCTGATTCCTGTCAGCAACCAGTTGAGATAAATTTGAAATCTTTTGCTGCAACTGTTCCTTGGCCATCTTACTAGTTTCATTATCCAGCCGAAGCACATGAAGAATGCCACCTAATTTGAAGTTCTCCAGTTGGATTGACTCAGTTTTCTGAATTGTTTCTGACAGCTGTAACTGTGTTTTTAGTAATTTATTCTCTATGCTCTGTCTCTCAAAATTTAGTTCTTCACAAAAGCATGCAGTTGTAATCAAATCAAATTCAGAGAGTAGCATATGACTTCTATAATCTTCTTCCAGACAGGTAAGTGATTTAATAAGATAGGTGTTTTGTTCCTTGAGGGCCCTAATCACCCCCTTCTTCTTGTAAACCTTAGCCATGAGGCCATTTTTAACATGATGAAGAGAATCAATATCAGATGTGAAACATTTCAGTTCAGAGACTCTCTCTGCACAAAGGCTATTAAAGAATAAACAAAGATGATCCaatttggctgcctcagagagcACTTCAATATTTTCCTTTTCCGACAGATCACACTTTTGTCTTAAAATACAAAGATTTTCCATTAGAATCTTATTCTCTTCCGTCAAACTTAGTATTTCACATTTAGATGTCATGAGAGACTCTTGCAGCTCAGTCAAACATCTAGAGAGAACCTCAATCTCAATCTTTATTTCTACCTCCTTATGGCTGCTTGCTTCAATGTCCTTTGTTAGATTTATATTTAATTCTAGAAGTTCTTGCTCTTTGTTTTCCAATGCTAACAATTCTGTGGTCTTTATGGCAAGATCCCTTTCTAGAGAACACTTCTCCAATTTCAAAGTGTTCAGATCCAGCATTGCATGCTTCAAAAGAATGACAAGAACTGATATCTCAAGATGCAATAGTTGATTATTATGCTCAGCTCCAGAAACAAATGCCAAGATATTTTCAACTACCATATCCAGGAGAACTTCATCCTGAACTTCATCCAGACAATCAAAGCTCTTGTCAATAATTAGAGTGCTCTGCAATAAATTAATTGCCTGGCATAACCGCTTATTTTGTTCTTTCAGTGACATTCTTTTTTCAACCTGAATGAGATTATCCTTCTCAAGATCAGAAACAAGACCCTCAGCACGTCGGCATGCCTGTATGTTTTCCTGAAGTTCTATAGAGAGAGAAAGGTTCCTTGCATGTACATCACACAAACTTCTTTGCAACACAAAATTTTCTACTGAAGCACCAATTAAATGACTCTGTGCTGCTTCATGTTCAATCATTATAAGTTTACTTTCCTGTTGCAAAAGAAAAATCTGGTCCTCTAATGCAGCCATCTGACTCTTACATGATTGGATAAGTGTTCCATATTCTTCTTTTTCTAGTTCCAAACGATCTTGCAGAACCTTGAACTGATTTGTTGTCAGATCTCTTTCTTCTGCAGCTTTCAAGAATTTGTTTTCTAACACTACATAACTACTATCCAGATTCTTCAGATTTGCAGTGATGCTACCAACCTGACACGCGAACATGGAAAAGGCTAAGATGTAGGAATGTATAACAGAAATAACATGAAATATCACAGAATAAATTCAAGAATTTTGCTTTAAAAGACAGGTGACCTGAGAGACAAGAGCATTCCTTTCGCTGAGAAGAGCAGAGTTCTGATTCTGGAGTGATTGACAGGATTCTTCATAGTCTTTCAACTTTGACTTCAGAAAATCAATTTCAGTTCTTACATCAGATAGGGAGCTCTCTAAAATGGAATTCTTGTCTTGAAGCTTCTCTGCATTCTGTGTGACGACCTCTAACTGAAATAGGATACATTTCCTTTCGGAGAGAAGATCTGAGTTCTTAGCACTGTGCAATTGGCAAGAGTCTTCCATTTCTTTCAACTTCAATGTCAAAGAGCAGACTTCAGTTCTTGCATCAGAAAGGTTGATCTCCAAGAAAGAATTATGGCCTGAAAGGTTCTCCATATTGTTAGCAAGAACCtctaactgagaaagaagattctctCTCTCAGAATGAAAATAAACATTCTTCTCTCTCAAAGATTTACCAGACTCCTCAGAGTCCGTCAGCTTTGACCTCAAACACTCAACTTCAGTATTTAAATCAGCTAACAAATTCTCCAAGACGGAATATTTTTCTGAAACCTTACCCATATCCTGAGCAAGAATCTCTATGCGAGAAACAAGAGTGTTCCTTTCAGAAAGAAGATCAGCATTCTGATCACTCATTGTCTGGAAGGTCTCTTCAGAATCTATCAACTTTGACTTCAAGAATCCAACCTCAGTGCTTACATTGGAAAGGGAGTTCTCTAAGAAGGAATTCTTTTCAGAGAGGTCATTGACAGAAATAGTAAGAGTTTCCACTTGAGTCAGAAGACTGTCCCTTTCAGTAAGAAGGTAAGATTTCTGATCACTTAGAGATTTGCATGACCTCTCAGAGTCCTTCAACTTGATCATTGAGCACTCAAACCTAGTACTTACATCAGAAAAAGAATTTTCCAGCAAAGAATTTTTCTTGGAAAGCTCTTCCACATTTTGAGTAAGAACGTCAACCTCAGAGATGAGAGTCTTTCTTTGAGCAAAAAGATCAGAGTTCTGATGCCTAAGTGACTGACAGGACTCTTCAAAATTACTCAACTTAGATCTCAAACATTCAACTTCAGTAGTTACAGCGACAAGTGAGTTCTCCAACAATGAATGCTTTTGTGAAAGATCCCCTGCCTGAGAGACAAGAGCAGTCCTTTCAATAAGAAGATCAGAATTCTGATCCCTTATAGACTGATAGGATTCCTCATATTCCTTCAATTTTGACTCTAAACACCCAACTTGATTGCTTAACTTAGATGAGGAGTTCTCCAAGTATGAATTTTTATGAGAAAGTTTCTCCATGTCCTGAGTAAGAATTTCTACCTCAGAGAGAAGAATGTTTTTTTCAGCCAAAACACTAGAGTTTTGGTCACTCAATGACTGGCAGGTTTCTTCCAAATCTTTCAATTTAGGACTTAAAAGCTCCATTTCAGTGCTCATAGCAGTTAGTGAGTTCTCCAAGATAGAGTTTTTTTGAGAGAGCTTCTCCACACTCTGAGAAAGGACCTCTGTCTGGGAGACTAAAGCATTTCTTTCATTAAGAAGATCAAAATTCTGATCTCTCAAAGACTGACAGGAATTTTCAGAGCCAATTAACTTTGATCTCAAACTCACAACTTCATTGCTTACATCAGATAGAGAGATCTTCAGAAAGGAACCTTTTTCAGAAAGCTGGTGCACATTATGCAAAAGAATCTCAATCTCAGAAAGAAGAGTTCTTTTTTCAGCCAGAAGACTAGAATTCTGATCACTGAGAAACTGGAAGGAGTCATTGAAATCTTTTAACATGGAACTCAAACAACTGACTTCAATGGTCAAAGAAATTAGTGAATTCTCAAAGAAAGAATTTTCCTGTGAAAGCTTCTCCACATTCTGAGTAAGGTCCTCTGCCTGGGAGACTAAAGCATTTCTTTCATTAAGAAGAACAAAATTCTGATCTCTCAAAGACTGATAGGACTTTTCAGAGTCATTTAATTTTGACCTCAAACACACTACCTCGCTGCTTATATTAGATAGGGAGTTTTTTAAGGAGGAATTGCTCTCTGAAAGCTTGTCTGCATCCTGAGTAAGAACCTCTAACTCGGAAAGAAGACTATTCTTTTCAGAAAGAAGACAAGAGTTTTGATCACTGAGAGACTGAAGAGATTCTTCCAAGTCTTTCAACTTCAATCTCAAAGAATCAACCTCATTGTTAGCTGAAAATAGAGACTTCTCCAAGGATGAATTTTTTAGTGTAAACAACTCTCTCTGAGTGAGAAGAGTATTCCTTTCAGCAAGAAGTCTGGAGTTCTGATGACTGAGAGATTCATAAGATTCTTCAATGTCCTTCAATTTTTTCCTTAAATCACAAACTTCACTGCTTACAACAGATAAAGAGCTGTCCAAAGCAGAATTCTTGCCCAAGAGATTCTCCACATCTTTAGTAAGAATCTTGACCTGAGAAAGAAGAGTATCTCTTTCATCAAGAAGGCCAGAGTTTTTTTCCTGAAGAGATTGATAGCAGTCTTCCTTGTCTTTCAATTTTGACATCAAACTCAAAACATCACTGGTGATAGCTGATAATGATTTCTCCAAAGACAATTTTTTCTCTGAAAGTTCCTCCACAAAATGAGTTAGGGTCTCTATCTGTGCAAGAAGACTCTTCCTTTCATGAAGAAGATCAGATCTCTCTTCATTGAGCAACAGAAAAGATTCATCATAGTCTTTCAACTTTATTCTTAAACTTTCTACTTCAGAGTTTAAAACAGAAAGAGAGTTCTCCAGTAAGAGATTTTTCTCAGAAAGAACACTTATAGTCTGGGTAAGATCATCTGCCTGAGACATTAGTGCTTTTTTCTCAGCAGCATAAGTGGAAATTTCACCATTTAGAGCCTTGTGCAAATTGTCTAGTGCTGAAAATTTCCCCCTCAAGTCTATTAACTCAAGATTTGCATATGAAAGTGACCTTTCTAGGAGGCAATTCTTATCAAGAAGATTGTCCATAACTTTCAGCTTGTCCACAAAAATCTTTTTTTCAGTTTCATGTTTATCCAAGATTTCCTTCAGTTCAGAATTCTCATTATGCAAATGCTTTAGTGCTGCTTCAAGATCTTGCTGTTTCCCTTCCAAATCAATTTTGTCTTCTTTAACATGGAAAAGCTCTTGATTAAGAAGTTCCATTTTGCCTAAATGGATCTGAATTTCATTTTCAAGACCTATATTCTTCTCTTCatacaaaattaatttttctttaagctcCTCCACTGTCAATTTAGCATGAAGATTTTCTTTCTGCAAGCTGCAAAATTCCTCATTGCTCTTGCAAATTTTTTCCTGAAGATCCATGTTTAACAGTTCCATGTCCTTCaacttttttgtttctttttcaatttCTTGACTCAAATGAGCTACTTCTTCCTCAGATTGAGCATGCATCTTTTCTTTTAAGACGAGAGCCATCTCAATCTGAGCACATTTTTGATGTTTTTCTTCAATGGCAATATGGAGTTTCTCCAATTCATCTTGCTTCTGGTTAAGCTCATGCTCGTGCTTCTTCGCTTCCTCTGTTAACAGCTCTATCTTCAAAAGAAGAGATTCATTTAGTTCTTCAATATTCTGCAACTTCTTAACTTCTCTTGCCCTCTCATCACTGATTTTCTTCAATTCATTTTGTGTTAAAGAAAGTTGAGATTCAAGTTCAATTATTCTCTGAAGAGATATCTCACATTGAACTGTACTTGCATCCTTCTCTCCAATCAATTTAGAGATTGTGTTTTGGAGTCTTTGAAATTCACTCTCTGCTTTATTAGCCCGGTCAATTTCTGCCTCTATCTGGTTCTTCAAACTTTGGTCTTCATCTGAAAATTGGGAAATGTCTTGATGAGGACCTTTCGGCACACAGCTTGCATCTAATTTCTCATGACCTTGATTTTGTTCCTTGGACCACTTGAGCAttctattttcaatattttctccctcttcctcttgaaATTTTAATCCTTTTCTTACTCTACCTTCAGACGTAGATACAGTTTCATCTTGTATGGCAAACATCTCATTCAATTGCTTCAAACCTTTTTTGCTCGAAAAAGAATCATTTGGTTCAGAATATGGCCCATTTCTTTTTACAACAAGCAACTCTGATGGGAATCCCACTGCGTCCTTCTGGAAGTCATCGGGATCAAATAATGCACGAAGTGGTGGAGGTGCTTCAGGAGTCTGTGGCTCAGCCTCATTGCTGGAGGAAACATATGAAGATTCATCCGATAATAGTAATGGGATTTGGTTAGGGAATGCCTCGGTCATTGTTCGATGAGCATGGCGAAGTGCTCCAGTAGCATGATCATATTTCTCAGCTAATGCACGGTATGCTCTATACAGCTCCTCCACCAATTTCATCAGTTCAGGTCGCTTCTTATAGTACATTTCTGCTTTCCTTGCAAAAGAATCAGCATCTTCTTCTAACAGCTTGATTATTGCATTGACTTTCATGTCTGCATCTGTTCATGCAAGACCCATTTAGACAGAAAGAACACAATGGCAATCAAGAAAGTATCAAATTCTAATTATTACCTATATAAAACCATCAATAAGAAAATTATACAATCATTAGGAAAAGATAGAGCACATCACTAATATTTGTCCATAGTTAAAATTCACATGTTTTCTAATCCACCATATCACTCATCAAAGGAGAAATAATGGTAAAGGTTACATACTATGCAATAAGAGAACGCAATTCAATCCTTAATAGATAAATAATAGTAATTCACCAAAATGCTCTTTTGTGAGTGCAACAACAtcaacaacaatcaaaccttattccactaggtggggttggaCCAAAATGCTCTTTTGTGAGTAAGTAGATAAAAACTTTGCAACCATACAGGGAGGTTTATAGGATCTGTCAATTTGAAGATCCATGCCTCCATCCCTCCCAACCTCTGTATTTATCTAATTATTCCCTAGAATTTCCATGGAAGTGATTCAACTTATGATCAAATAAGCTACATATTAATAAGTTCTAGAGTTCCTGAGGTAGAAAGTCCGGCCACAAACCTGAAGAGAACCTTAAATGACAGTGTACCAACTGATAAAGAATCTTACAGAATATGTTAGCTAGAGATTTGAGGATAACTAGGTAAGAAAGACCCAAATTTAGGAACATATAAGCAAAAATGCGTAGAACAATGTTAATTCATAATCAGCTGCATTAAGATATCTCATTTTTCAATTTATTCTTCTTGATGTCTATTATTGACATCCATCTATCAACATATCCATCAACCCAAGTAAGTAGGGCCATAGAATAGTAGCAAACCAAACACTACCTTGATTCACTAAACCATTTAAAAGGGAAGTAAAGCACAAGGAACAGCACTAGAGAAGTGATAACAGTAACTGTATTGGGATTCATTATTGAAAATTCAGATAGGAATAAGAGTATCAGAGATCAATTTGATAGAGGCAAGTTGCACAATATAGCACATGATAAGAATGCAATCTAAGCTCTTTCCTAAGTATGGTAGTGGATATAAATGTAATGGCATGGTTAGATTGTGGAATTTGTCGATAGAAGAACagagtatttttcttttccttattttccatgcCTGTTTGAGGAAGGGGACTCCTATATTTTACCCAATTATCCTTCCTTTCTATTTTTACATGCACCCCGCCCCTTCCTTCCTCTCACTCACTCATTGGTTTCCAAACAAGCCCTAGTCGCACTGCCAAAGAATTCtaataaataaagaaatgaaCAAAAAATTCTGGTTTTATTGAATTGGATATCCATGAAAAATGGTATGGTAGATGCAGTTTATTTTTCTAAAGGAGATATTGATGATGAAAACAATATCACGAACCTGAAAGATTCTCCTTGAGCCATTTAGAATTCTTGGGACTAATATGACTGTCCCACCACCATGAATAATGTCGCCTTGATTCAGTATGCAGCTTGGTAGCCATGGGGTCAAGTGCAGAAATACAGATATATACTTAGAAATCTCAATTGATGTCTTTAGTTATATATCTATCCTAGAATTATCTAGGTACCATACTGATGCAGTATGTTAATACAGCATGGTATTTCACACACAAAAATTTCCCTCGGTATCTTATCAAAAGTGGAGAAGCAAATTTAGCCTCCCTCCATTTCTCATTCAGACTGTCACCAACATGACTTGGCTAGATCCACCATCTGCAAGAAAAGATATTTTTTCCTGTTTAAGTTCAATCAATTAGTTGAAGCATCAAGTAAAACGTAGCATATAGATCGGTTTGGCCAATGACCAGAAGAACGAGAACTAGAACCAGGAACAAAAAATCTCTTTCCACTGGTTTTTCTATCAAGACATTTTCTAAAAAGAACCCTTTTGAATCAACTAAGACTGCAAATTACATTAACCTCGTCTGCAGATCAAGCAAGAATGCAAATGTCTTTGATCACCGAGATGATACAAGAGCTGTTGTGGGTTAAAAACAGTTGCACGATTAAAAAAATTCTCAACATAGAACGATGTTCATCAAGGAAAAAATCCATGCGACTAAAAAGGAAAGAGTAGTGAATCATCCAAAAAAACATAATAATCAAAACTTCAAGAGCACGAGATCTGCTAAATATACGTATATAAAAAAATCCTCGTTTCACTTAAAATCATGATCATCACTGGACGTCCGAGCTTGGACAAAATATGGAAGCAGGTAATGTCAATACCACCTACCAAAATCTCCAAGGAGAAGATGCCACTCACCTCGCAGATCAAAATAAAACAACCAAACCACGAAATAAAGGTCGGAT
It contains:
- the LOC122026903 gene encoding protein NETWORKED 1A-like isoform X2 codes for the protein MATKLHTESRRHYSWWWDSHISPKNSKWLKENLSDADMKVNAIIKLLEEDADSFARKAEMYYKKRPELMKLVEELYRAYRALAEKYDHATGALRHAHRTMTEAFPNQIPLLLSDESSYVSSSNEAEPQTPEAPPPLRALFDPDDFQKDAVGFPSELLVVKRNGPYSEPNDSFSSKKGLKQLNEMFAIQDETVSTSEGRVRKGLKFQEEEGENIENRMLKWSKEQNQGHEKLDASCVPKGPHQDISQFSDEDQSLKNQIEAEIDRANKAESEFQRLQNTISKLIGEKDASTVQCEISLQRIIELESQLSLTQNELKKISDERAREVKKLQNIEELNESLLLKIELLTEEAKKHEHELNQKQDELEKLHIAIEEKHQKCAQIEMALVLKEKMHAQSEEEVAHLSQEIEKETKKLKDMELLNMDLQEKICKSNEEFCSLQKENLHAKLTVEELKEKLILYEEKNIGLENEIQIHLGKMELLNQELFHVKEDKIDLEGKQQDLEAALKHLHNENSELKEILDKHETEKKIFVDKLKVMDNLLDKNCLLERSLSYANLELIDLRGKFSALDNLHKALNGEISTYAAEKKALMSQADDLTQTISVLSEKNLLLENSLSVLNSEVESLRIKLKDYDESFLLLNEERSDLLHERKSLLAQIETLTHFVEELSEKKLSLEKSLSAITSDVLSLMSKLKDKEDCYQSLQEKNSGLLDERDTLLSQVKILTKDVENLLGKNSALDSSLSVVSSEVCDLRKKLKDIEESYESLSHQNSRLLAERNTLLTQRELFTLKNSSLEKSLFSANNEVDSLRLKLKDLEESLQSLSDQNSCLLSEKNSLLSELEVLTQDADKLSESNSSLKNSLSNISSEVVCLRSKLNDSEKSYQSLRDQNFVLLNERNALVSQAEDLTQNVEKLSQENSFFENSLISLTIEVSCLSSMLKDFNDSFQFLSDQNSSLLAEKRTLLSEIEILLHNVHQLSEKGSFLKISLSDVSNEVVSLRSKLIGSENSCQSLRDQNFDLLNERNALVSQTEVLSQSVEKLSQKNSILENSLTAMSTEMELLSPKLKDLEETCQSLSDQNSSVLAEKNILLSEVEILTQDMEKLSHKNSYLENSSSKLSNQVGCLESKLKEYEESYQSIRDQNSDLLIERTALVSQAGDLSQKHSLLENSLVAVTTEVECLRSKLSNFEESCQSLRHQNSDLFAQRKTLISEVDVLTQNVEELSKKNSLLENSFSDVSTRFECSMIKLKDSERSCKSLSDQKSYLLTERDSLLTQVETLTISVNDLSEKNSFLENSLSNVSTEVGFLKSKLIDSEETFQTMSDQNADLLSERNTLVSRIEILAQDMGKVSEKYSVLENLLADLNTEVECLRSKLTDSEESGKSLREKNVYFHSERENLLSQLEVLANNMENLSGHNSFLEINLSDARTEVCSLTLKLKEMEDSCQLHSAKNSDLLSERKCILFQLEVVTQNAEKLQDKNSILESSLSDVRTEIDFLKSKLKDYEESCQSLQNQNSALLSERNALVSQVGSITANLKNLDSSYVVLENKFLKAAEERDLTTNQFKVLQDRLELEKEEYGTLIQSCKSQMAALEDQIFLLQQESKLIMIEHEAAQSHLIGASVENFVLQRSLCDVHARNLSLSIELQENIQACRRAEGLVSDLEKDNLIQVEKRMSLKEQNKRLCQAINLLQSTLIIDKSFDCLDEVQDEVLLDMVVENILAFVSGAEHNNQLLHLEISVLVILLKHAMLDLNTLKLEKCSLERDLAIKTTELLALENKEQELLELNINLTKDIEASSHKEVEIKIEIEVLSRCLTELQESLMTSKCEILSLTEENKILMENLCILRQKCDLSEKENIEVLSEAAKLDHLCLFFNSLCAERVSELKCFTSDIDSLHHVKNGLMAKVYKKKGVIRALKEQNTYLIKSLTCLEEDYRSHMLLSEFDLITTACFCEELNFERQSIENKLLKTQLQLSETIQKTESIQLENFKLGGILHVLRLDNETSKMAKEQLQQKISNLSQLVADRNQEMKCVYKENEILQVEIDQKHTEIDILLSRKEDLLSELQIQIHENDLCQVEMEALLTEIHLSTITAVLYEEKIHELIIEGELSTILQKETLMIEVKLIKDYIDTLKKKVDYLEGRSHGLEVDLGVYEALVTSLWNSIASLGDQIIEVTRVRSAVHHDNEENQPSQCQTGIKVRSVQMLEKLITKVEFLRNVIKDIQSDVEQENFESTEGIERLKKKELQEQEFQTQQNFIRQFDGVNDAEISKGKKTREMMKDIQLDKDSSSLPNVAIDSFGIRRISNKEIDDQLWETAESNYSNQKLKASTTAMDNDIEPVEEEKSEYPSSELMVEKELSIDKLEVPIIVPACQKEWNKRVLERLRSDVQRLSDLKTNVIDLKRKLESSQTGKLPASFSLDTIKTQLKNAEESLLELFDTNKKLRNKALEHSSDAVGTESEESSRTLRKKISEEARKQSEKVGRLELELHKIQYVLLKLEEEHMTRHTQAVDRRARTLLRDYIYGRRGGNRQTKKSPFCGCMRPKTKNDQ
- the LOC122026903 gene encoding protein NETWORKED 1A-like isoform X1 — protein: MATKLHTESRRHYSWWWDSHISPKNSKWLKENLSDADMKVNAIIKLLEEDADSFARKAEMYYKKRPELMKLVEELYRAYRALAEKYDHATGALRHAHRTMTEAFPNQIPLLLSDESSYVSSSNEAEPQTPEAPPPLRALFDPDDFQKDAVGFPSELLVVKRNGPYSEPNDSFSSKKGLKQLNEMFAIQDETVSTSEGRVRKGLKFQEEEGENIENRMLKWSKEQNQGHEKLDASCVPKGPHQDISQFSDEDQSLKNQIEAEIDRANKAESEFQRLQNTISKLIGEKDASTVQCEISLQRIIELESQLSLTQNELKKISDERAREVKKLQNIEELNESLLLKIELLTEEAKKHEHELNQKQDELEKLHIAIEEKHQKCAQIEMALVLKEKMHAQSEEEVAHLSQEIEKETKKLKDMELLNMDLQEKICKSNEEFCSLQKENLHAKLTVEELKEKLILYEEKNIGLENEIQIHLGKMELLNQELFHVKEDKIDLEGKQQDLEAALKHLHNENSELKEILDKHETEKKIFVDKLKVMDNLLDKNCLLERSLSYANLELIDLRGKFSALDNLHKALNGEISTYAAEKKALMSQADDLTQTISVLSEKNLLLENSLSVLNSEVESLRIKLKDYDESFLLLNEERSDLLHERKSLLAQIETLTHFVEELSEKKLSLEKSLSAITSDVLSLMSKLKDKEDCYQSLQEKNSGLLDERDTLLSQVKILTKDVENLLGKNSALDSSLSVVSSEVCDLRKKLKDIEESYESLSHQNSRLLAERNTLLTQRELFTLKNSSLEKSLFSANNEVDSLRLKLKDLEESLQSLSDQNSCLLSEKNSLLSELEVLTQDADKLSESNSSLKNSLSNISSEVVCLRSKLNDSEKSYQSLRDQNFVLLNERNALVSQAEDLTQNVEKLSQENSFFENSLISLTIEVSCLSSMLKDFNDSFQFLSDQNSSLLAEKRTLLSEIEILLHNVHQLSEKGSFLKISLSDVSNEVVSLRSKLIGSENSCQSLRDQNFDLLNERNALVSQTEVLSQSVEKLSQKNSILENSLTAMSTEMELLSPKLKDLEETCQSLSDQNSSVLAEKNILLSEVEILTQDMEKLSHKNSYLENSSSKLSNQVGCLESKLKEYEESYQSIRDQNSDLLIERTALVSQAGDLSQKHSLLENSLVAVTTEVECLRSKLSNFEESCQSLRHQNSDLFAQRKTLISEVDVLTQNVEELSKKNSLLENSFSDVSTRFECSMIKLKDSERSCKSLSDQKSYLLTERDSLLTQVETLTISVNDLSEKNSFLENSLSNVSTEVGFLKSKLIDSEETFQTMSDQNADLLSERNTLVSRIEILAQDMGKVSEKYSVLENLLADLNTEVECLRSKLTDSEESGKSLREKNVYFHSERENLLSQLEVLANNMENLSGHNSFLEINLSDARTEVCSLTLKLKEMEDSCQLHSAKNSDLLSERKCILFQLEVVTQNAEKLQDKNSILESSLSDVRTEIDFLKSKLKDYEESCQSLQNQNSALLSERNALVSQVGSITANLKNLDSSYVVLENKFLKAAEERDLTTNQFKVLQDRLELEKEEYGTLIQSCKSQMAALEDQIFLLQQESKLIMIEHEAAQSHLIGASVENFVLQRSLCDVHARNLSLSIELQENIQACRRAEGLVSDLEKDNLIQVEKRMSLKEQNKRLCQAINLLQSTLIIDKSFDCLDEVQDEVLLDMVVENILAFVSGAEHNNQLLHLEISVLVILLKHAMLDLNTLKLEKCSLERDLAIKTTELLALENKEQELLELNINLTKDIEASSHKEVEIKIEIEVLSRCLTELQESLMTSKCEILSLTEENKILMENLCILRQKCDLSEKENIEVLSEAAKLDHLCLFFNSLCAERVSELKCFTSDIDSLHHVKNGLMAKVYKKKGVIRALKEQNTYLIKSLTCLEEDYRSHMLLSEFDLITTACFCEELNFERQSIENKLLKTQLQLSETIQKTESIQLENFKLGGILHVLRLDNETSKMAKEQLQQKISNLSQLVADRNQEMKCVYKENEILQVEIDQKHTEIDILLSRKEDLLSELQIQIHENDLCQVEMEALLTEIHLSTITAVLYEEKIHELIIEGELSTILQKETLMIEVKLIKDYIDTLKKKVDYLEGRSHGLEVDLGVYEALVTSLWNSIASLGDQIIEVTRVRSAVHHDNEDMSLLSHLYLQENQPSQCQTGIKVRSVQMLEKLITKVEFLRNVIKDIQSDVEQENFESTEGIERLKKKELQEQEFQTQQNFIRQFDGVNDAEISKGKKTREMMKDIQLDKDSSSLPNVAIDSFGIRRISNKEIDDQLWETAESNYSNQKLKASTTAMDNDIEPVEEEKSEYPSSELMVEKELSIDKLEVPIIVPACQKEWNKRVLERLRSDVQRLSDLKTNVIDLKRKLESSQTGKLPASFSLDTIKTQLKNAEESLLELFDTNKKLRNKALEHSSDAVGTESEESSRTLRKKISEEARKQSEKVGRLELELHKIQYVLLKLEEEHMTRHTQAVDRRARTLLRDYIYGRRGGNRQTKKSPFCGCMRPKTKNDQ